A single Garra rufa chromosome 9, GarRuf1.0, whole genome shotgun sequence DNA region contains:
- the LOC141342985 gene encoding single-strand DNA endonuclease ASTE1-like produces MGVRGLKTYIESRNRNYLRTWTFRDKRLIIDGCNLYYFLYFGCNLDQIHGGDYDSFEELVTRFFENLRACDIEPYVVLDGGADQTNKKLDTQMKRQQAKINEAFALSVGKKGNVLPVLIKEVFRQLLHKLKVPLVQCLAEADWEIAALAKEWNCPVLSNDSDFYIFNLEAGLLPIAHFQWRKVKVDRWTNKKFIQAKHFTVRKFCASFSINADLLPVFASILGNDYVNLQNIKPLGWEEYSKPGTEQAQIDRLLNWLSQFQRPEAAVSALLKLTDNTEKNFIQEALSKGIQEYKLIPGSLAQFFHSKMIPRTTSTGPLQILPQQTLGLLLEGKMNSFIIDTLVHQRVSLTSQVEDFQLPCSSETSRPIRQVIYGLLLLGKQQTADKPIKTFTGTSRCYVEEYGRQQSNRKLSSQKVEAIQTKVIEGLQLEALWKVPHKVQLQALLDTLGASSEMLSEIQPALQLQVLVTRYWLVNAQPSPSKVHLWGLLLGMVYGNFSSTSQTQRDMLLTLKNLQSGQRRMHLEHETAHVYSQWQFCLKWSLCLNRLLCSPVPEPEIARLYCGTLVHQVVGQLRKGITPDSLLVRGSSAAQLFKELKDAVVSLLGEDFISNMRTGLEHRDAEETQRDYNDHNQFIDENLMYEDIDDYDDEDLNVNTRKKKAKDFKNEIPDISYTIRARHKAKARNVNHPSKKHERRCFD; encoded by the exons ATGGGAGTCAGAGGACTGAAGACATACATTGAAAGCAGGAACAGAAATTATTTAAGGACCTGGACTTTTAGAGATAAACGACTAATAATCGATGGATGTAACTTATACTACTTTCTGTACTTTGGCTGCAATTTGGATCAGATCCATGGAGGAGACTATGATAGCTTTGAGGAGTTGGTCACACGATTCTTTGAGAACCTTAGAGCCTGTGACATTGAGCCTTACGTTGTACTTGATGGCGGTGCTGACCAAACTAACAAAAAACTGGACACTCAAATGAAACGACAACAggccaaaataaatgaggccttTGCCCTGTCAGTGGGGAAAAAAGGAAACGTCCTTCCTGTTCTCATTAAAGAGGTTTTCAGACAGCTTCTTCATAAACTCAAGGTACCACTGGTTCAGTGTCTTGCAGAGGCTGATTGGGAAATCGCTGCTTTGGCGAAAGAGTGGAACTGTCCGGTTTTGTCCAACGACAGTGACTTCTATATATTCAACCTCGAGGCTGGACTCCTGCCAATCGCACATTTCCAGTGGAGAAAAGTGAAAGTGGACAGATGGACAAACAAAAAATTCATTCAAGCCAAACACTTCACAGTAAGAAAATTCTGTGCATCTTTCAGCATAAACGCTGACCTTCTACCAGTTTTCGCTTCCATCTTAGGCAATGATTATGTGAACCTTCAAAATATCAAACCCCTGGGTTGGGAGGAATACTCAAAACCTGGCACAGAGCAAGCCCAGATTGATAGGTTGCTTAACTGGTTATCCCAATTCCAAAGGCCAGAAGCAGCTGTAAGTGCTTTGCTAAAACTAACAGACAACACAGAAAAAAACTTCATCCAAGAAGCACTTTCCAAGGGAATCCAAGAGTACAAGCTCATCCCTGGCTCTCTTGCTCAGTTCTTCCACTCAAAGATGATTCCCCGAACTACTTCTACAGGTCCTCTGCAAATTCTACCTCAACAGACCTTGGGGCTTCTCCTTGAGGGAAAGATGAACTCCTTTATTATCGATACACTGGTACATCAAAGGGTTTCTTTGACATCCCAGGTTGAAGATTTCCAACTCCCCTGTAGCAGTGAAACCTCTCGTCCTATACGCCAGGTTATTTACGGGTTACTGTTGTTGGGAAAACAACAGACAGCAGATAAACCCATCAAAACATTCACTGGCACAAGCAGGTGCTATGTAGAGGAATATGGCAGACAACAGTCAAACAGAAAGCTGAGCAGTCAGAAAGTTGAAGCCATACAGACCAAGGTGATAGAAGGACTTCAATTGGAAGCATTATGGAAG GTACCACATAAAGTGCAACTTCAGGCGCTCCTGGACACTTTGGGTGCGTCGTCTGAGATGTTAAGCGAGATCCAACCTGCTCTACAGCTGCAAGTGCTTGTGACACGTTACTGGCTAGTAAACGCGCAGCCTTCGCCATCCAAAGTGCATCTTTGGGGGCTGCTGCTGGGTATGGTTTATGGAAACTTCAGCAGTACTTCTCAAACACAAAGAG atATGCTGTTGACGCTTAAGAATCTACAAAGTGGTCAAAGGAGGATGCATCTGGAGCATGAAACGGCACATGTGTATAGCCAGTGGCAGTTCTGCCTGAAGTGGAGTCTCTGTCTCAATCGTTTACTGTGTTCACCAGTTCCTGAACCAGAGATTGCACG TTTGTACTGTGGAACACTGGTGCACCAGGTTGTTGGCCAGCTCAGGAAAGGCATCACTCCGGACTCTCTGCTGGTGAGGGGCTCAAGCGCTGCGCAGCTATTCAAAGAGTTGAAGGATGCAGTTGTGAGCTTGTTGGGTGAAGACTTCATCAGTAACATGAGAACCGGGCTCGAGCACAGAGATGCTGAGGAAACACAGAGAGACTACAATGACCACAATCAGTTTATAGATGAAAATCTGATGTATGAGGATATTGATGACTATGATGATGAAGATCTCAATGTGAACACGAGGAAGAAAAAAGCCAAGGATTTCAAGAATGAAATACCTGACATTTCCTACACCATCCGTGCCAGACACAAGGCTAAAGCTCGCAATGTTAATCATCCCTCTAAAAAACATGAGAGGAGATGCTTTGATTAG